A single Streptomyces sannanensis DNA region contains:
- the groL gene encoding chaperonin GroEL (60 kDa chaperone family; promotes refolding of misfolded polypeptides especially under stressful conditions; forms two stacked rings of heptamers to form a barrel-shaped 14mer; ends can be capped by GroES; misfolded proteins enter the barrel where they are refolded when GroES binds) translates to MAKIIAFDEEARRGLERGMNQLADAVKVTLGPKGRNVVLEKKWGAPTITNDGVSIAKEIELEDPFEKIGAELVKEVAKKTDDVAGDGTTTATVLAQALVREGLRNVAAGANPMALKRGIEKAVEAVSAALLEQAKDVETKEQIASTASISAADTQIGELIAEAMDKVGKEGVITVEESQTFGLELELTEGMRFDKGYISAYFATDMERMEAALDDPYILIVNSKVSSVKDLLPLLEKVMQSGKPLLIIAEDVEGEALSTLVVNKIRGTFKSVAVKAPGFGDRRKAMLGDIAILTGGTVISEEVGLKLENAGLDLLGRARKVVITKDETTIVDGAGDSEQVAGRVNQIRAEIENSDSDYDREKLQERLAKLAGGVAVIKAGAATEVELKERKHRIEDAVRNAKAAVEEGIVAGGGVALLQASQVFEKLELDGDEATGANAVKLALEAPLKQIAVNGGLEGGVVVEKVRNLAVGHGLNAATGEYVDMIAEGIIDPAKVTRSALQNAASIAALFLTTEAVIADKPEKAAAPAGGGMPGGDMDF, encoded by the coding sequence ATGGCCAAGATCATCGCGTTCGACGAGGAGGCGCGGCGCGGCCTCGAGCGCGGCATGAACCAGCTCGCGGACGCCGTCAAGGTGACCCTCGGCCCCAAGGGCCGGAACGTCGTCCTCGAGAAGAAGTGGGGCGCCCCCACGATCACCAACGATGGTGTCTCCATCGCCAAGGAGATCGAGCTCGAGGACCCGTTCGAGAAGATCGGCGCCGAGCTGGTCAAGGAAGTCGCGAAGAAGACCGACGACGTCGCCGGTGACGGCACGACGACCGCGACCGTCCTGGCCCAGGCCCTGGTCCGTGAGGGTCTGCGCAACGTCGCCGCCGGTGCCAACCCGATGGCCCTGAAGCGCGGTATCGAGAAGGCCGTCGAGGCCGTCTCCGCCGCCCTGCTCGAGCAGGCCAAGGACGTGGAGACCAAGGAGCAGATCGCCTCCACCGCCTCCATCTCCGCCGCCGACACCCAGATCGGTGAGCTCATCGCCGAGGCGATGGACAAGGTCGGCAAGGAAGGCGTCATCACCGTCGAGGAGTCCCAGACCTTCGGTCTGGAGCTGGAGCTCACCGAGGGTATGCGCTTCGACAAGGGCTACATCTCGGCGTACTTCGCGACCGACATGGAGCGCATGGAGGCCGCCCTCGACGACCCGTACATCCTGATCGTCAACTCCAAGGTCTCCTCGGTGAAGGACCTCCTCCCGCTGCTGGAGAAGGTCATGCAGTCCGGCAAGCCGCTGCTGATCATCGCCGAGGACGTCGAGGGCGAGGCCCTCTCGACCCTGGTCGTCAACAAGATCCGTGGCACCTTCAAGTCCGTCGCCGTCAAGGCCCCGGGCTTCGGTGACCGCCGCAAGGCCATGCTCGGCGACATCGCCATCCTCACCGGTGGCACGGTCATCTCCGAGGAGGTCGGCCTCAAGCTCGAGAATGCCGGCCTGGACCTGCTGGGCCGCGCCCGCAAGGTCGTCATCACCAAGGACGAGACCACCATCGTCGACGGTGCCGGTGACAGCGAGCAGGTCGCCGGCCGCGTGAACCAGATCCGCGCCGAGATCGAGAACTCCGACTCGGACTACGACCGCGAGAAGCTCCAGGAGCGCCTCGCGAAGCTGGCCGGCGGCGTGGCCGTCATCAAGGCCGGCGCCGCGACCGAGGTCGAGCTCAAGGAGCGCAAGCACCGCATCGAGGACGCCGTTCGCAACGCGAAGGCGGCCGTCGAGGAGGGCATCGTCGCCGGTGGTGGCGTGGCCCTGCTCCAGGCCTCCCAGGTCTTCGAGAAGCTGGAGCTGGACGGCGACGAGGCCACCGGTGCCAACGCCGTGAAGCTGGCCCTGGAGGCCCCGCTGAAGCAGATCGCCGTCAACGGTGGTCTCGAGGGCGGCGTCGTCGTGGAGAAGGTCCGCAACCTGGCCGTCGGCCACGGCCTGAACGCCGCGACCGGCGAGTACGTCGACATGATCGCCGAGGGCATCATCGACCCGGCCAAGGTGACCCGCTCTGCCCTGCAGAACGCGGCCTCCATCGCGGCCCTGTTCCTCACCACCGAGGCCGTCATCGCCGACAAGCCGGAGAAGGCCGCTGCGCCGGC
- a CDS encoding cold-shock protein encodes MAQGTVKWFNAEKGYGFIAVDGGADVFVHYSAIQMDGYRTLEEGQRVEFEISQGQKGPQADMVRLAAH; translated from the coding sequence ATGGCTCAGGGCACCGTCAAGTGGTTCAACGCGGAGAAGGGGTACGGCTTCATCGCGGTCGACGGTGGTGCGGATGTTTTCGTCCACTACAGCGCGATCCAGATGGACGGCTACCGCACCCTGGAAGAGGGCCAGCGGGTCGAGTTCGAGATCTCGCAGGGCCAGAAGGGGCCGCAGGCGGACATGGTCCGACTGGCTGCGCACTGA